The proteins below are encoded in one region of Pseudomonas putida S13.1.2:
- the dusA gene encoding tRNA dihydrouridine(20/20a) synthase DusA produces MPLESASKPEITRPEPSRRFSVAPMMDWTDRHCRFFLRLLSKQTLLYTEMVTTGALLHNDAHRFLRHDASEHPLALQLGGSVPADLAACARLAEDAGYDEVNLNVGCPSDRVQNNMIGACLMAHPALVADCVKAMQDAVSTPVTVKHRIGINGRDSYAELSDFVGQVREAGCRSFTVHARIAILEGLSPKENREVPPLRYDVAAQLKADFPDLEIVLNGGIKTLDECQAHLETFDGVMLGREAYHNPYLLAEVDQRLFGSDAPVVSRSEVLAQLRPYIVAHMESGGAMHHVTRHILGLAQGFKGARRFRQLLSADIHKAAQPLAVFDQAVELLQGR; encoded by the coding sequence ATGCCCCTAGAATCAGCCTCAAAGCCAGAAATCACGCGCCCTGAGCCCTCCCGCCGCTTCAGCGTTGCACCGATGATGGACTGGACAGACCGCCACTGCCGCTTCTTCCTGCGCCTGCTGTCCAAGCAAACCTTGCTCTACACCGAAATGGTCACCACCGGTGCCCTGCTGCACAACGACGCCCACCGTTTCCTGCGCCACGATGCCTCCGAGCACCCGCTGGCCCTGCAACTGGGCGGTAGCGTGCCCGCCGACCTGGCAGCCTGCGCACGCCTGGCCGAAGACGCGGGCTACGACGAGGTCAACCTCAATGTCGGCTGCCCGAGCGACCGGGTGCAGAACAACATGATCGGCGCTTGCCTGATGGCCCACCCGGCGCTGGTGGCCGATTGCGTGAAGGCCATGCAGGATGCGGTGTCGACACCGGTGACGGTAAAGCACCGCATCGGCATCAATGGCCGCGACAGCTATGCCGAACTGTCCGACTTCGTCGGGCAGGTGCGCGAGGCTGGGTGCCGGAGTTTTACCGTGCATGCCCGCATCGCGATTCTGGAAGGGCTGTCGCCGAAAGAAAACCGCGAGGTTCCGCCCCTGCGCTATGACGTCGCGGCGCAGCTGAAGGCGGACTTCCCGGACCTGGAGATCGTGCTCAATGGCGGGATCAAGACCCTGGACGAATGCCAGGCACACCTTGAAACCTTCGATGGCGTGATGCTGGGGCGTGAGGCGTATCACAACCCTTACCTGCTGGCCGAGGTGGACCAGCGGCTGTTTGGCAGCGATGCGCCGGTGGTCAGCCGTAGCGAAGTACTGGCGCAATTGCGGCCTTATATTGTGGCGCACATGGAAAGTGGCGGCGCGATGCACCACGTTACCCGGCATATTCTGGGGCTGGCCCAAGGGTTCAAGGGGGCGCGGCGCTTCCGTCAGTTGCTGTCGGCGGACATTCACAAGGCGGCGCAGCCGCTGGCCGTGTTTGACCAGGCGGTAGAGTTGCTGCAAGGACGGTGA